In Melospiza georgiana isolate bMelGeo1 chromosome 8, bMelGeo1.pri, whole genome shotgun sequence, one genomic interval encodes:
- the PHYHIPL gene encoding phytanoyl-CoA hydroxylase-interacting protein-like isoform X1, with protein MEAPRLAHTMSSPTSPCEEVIKNLSLEAIQLCDRDGNKSQDSGIAEMEELPVPHNIKISNITCDSFKISWDMDSKSKDRITHYFIDLNKKENKNSNKFKHKDVPTKLVAKAVPLPMTVRGHWFLSPRTEYTVAVQTASKQVDGDYVVSEWSEIIEFCTADYSKVHLTQLLEKAEVIAGRMLKLSVFYRNQHKEYFDYIREHHGNAMQPSVKDNSGSHGSPISGKLEGIFFSCNTEFNTGKPPQDSPYGRYRYEIAAEKLFNPNTNLYFGDFYCMYTAYHYVILVIAPVGSPGDEFCKQRLPQLNIKDNKFLTCDEEDGVMVYHHAQDVILEVIYTDPVDLSLGTVAEITGHQLMSLSTANAKKDPSCKTCNISVGR; from the exons GGAATAAATCACAAGATAGTGGGATTGCAGAGATGGAGGAGCTTCCAGTCCCACACAACATCAAAATAAGTAACATCACATGTGACTCCTTCAAGATTTCTTGGGACATGGATTCTAAATCCAAGGATCGCATTACTCATTACTTCATCGATCtcaacaagaaagaaaacaagaattcCAACAAATTCAAACACAAg GACGTGCCCACCAAGCTGGTGGCCAAGGCGGTTCCGCTGCCCATGACGGTGCGCGGGCACTGGTTCCTGAGCCCCAGGACGGAGTACACGGTGGCGGTGCAGACGGCCTCCAAGCAGGTCGATGGCGACTACGTTGTGTCCGAGTGGAGCGAAATCATCGAGTTCTGCACCGCAG ATTATTCAAAAGTTCACCTAACACAGCTATTGGAAAAAGCTGAAGTGATTGCAGGCCGTATGCTCAAACTGTCTGTTTTTTATCGGAATCAGCACAAAGAATACTTTGATTATATCAG AGAGCATCATGGGAATGCTATGCAGCCCTCTGTTAAGGATAACAGTGGCAGCCATGGCTCTCCGATCAGTGGGAAGCTGGAAGGCATCTTCTTTAGCTGCAACACCGAGTTTAACACTGGCAAGCCACCCCAAGATTCACCCTATGGAAGATACAGGTATGAGATTGCAGCTGAAAAACTCTTCAACCCAAATACTAACTTGTACTTTGGAGACTTCTACTGCATGTACACAGCCTACCACTACGTCATCCTCGTGATCGCCCCGGTGGGGTCACCGGGAGATGAGTTCTGTAAGCAGCGCCTTCCCCAGCTGAACATAAAAGATAACAAATTTCTGACCTGCGATGAAGAAGATGGGGTCATGGTTTACCATCATGCCCAGGATGTTATTTTGGAAGTAATTTACACTGATCCCGTGGATCTCTCCCTTGGCACAGTTGCTGAAATTACTGGTCACCAACTAATGAGCTTGTCTACTGCAAATGCAAAGAAAGATCCCAGCTGCAAGACCTGCAATATCAGTGTTGGACGTTAA
- the PHYHIPL gene encoding phytanoyl-CoA hydroxylase-interacting protein-like isoform X2, which translates to MEELPVPHNIKISNITCDSFKISWDMDSKSKDRITHYFIDLNKKENKNSNKFKHKDVPTKLVAKAVPLPMTVRGHWFLSPRTEYTVAVQTASKQVDGDYVVSEWSEIIEFCTADYSKVHLTQLLEKAEVIAGRMLKLSVFYRNQHKEYFDYIREHHGNAMQPSVKDNSGSHGSPISGKLEGIFFSCNTEFNTGKPPQDSPYGRYRYEIAAEKLFNPNTNLYFGDFYCMYTAYHYVILVIAPVGSPGDEFCKQRLPQLNIKDNKFLTCDEEDGVMVYHHAQDVILEVIYTDPVDLSLGTVAEITGHQLMSLSTANAKKDPSCKTCNISVGR; encoded by the exons ATGGAGGAGCTTCCAGTCCCACACAACATCAAAATAAGTAACATCACATGTGACTCCTTCAAGATTTCTTGGGACATGGATTCTAAATCCAAGGATCGCATTACTCATTACTTCATCGATCtcaacaagaaagaaaacaagaattcCAACAAATTCAAACACAAg GACGTGCCCACCAAGCTGGTGGCCAAGGCGGTTCCGCTGCCCATGACGGTGCGCGGGCACTGGTTCCTGAGCCCCAGGACGGAGTACACGGTGGCGGTGCAGACGGCCTCCAAGCAGGTCGATGGCGACTACGTTGTGTCCGAGTGGAGCGAAATCATCGAGTTCTGCACCGCAG ATTATTCAAAAGTTCACCTAACACAGCTATTGGAAAAAGCTGAAGTGATTGCAGGCCGTATGCTCAAACTGTCTGTTTTTTATCGGAATCAGCACAAAGAATACTTTGATTATATCAG AGAGCATCATGGGAATGCTATGCAGCCCTCTGTTAAGGATAACAGTGGCAGCCATGGCTCTCCGATCAGTGGGAAGCTGGAAGGCATCTTCTTTAGCTGCAACACCGAGTTTAACACTGGCAAGCCACCCCAAGATTCACCCTATGGAAGATACAGGTATGAGATTGCAGCTGAAAAACTCTTCAACCCAAATACTAACTTGTACTTTGGAGACTTCTACTGCATGTACACAGCCTACCACTACGTCATCCTCGTGATCGCCCCGGTGGGGTCACCGGGAGATGAGTTCTGTAAGCAGCGCCTTCCCCAGCTGAACATAAAAGATAACAAATTTCTGACCTGCGATGAAGAAGATGGGGTCATGGTTTACCATCATGCCCAGGATGTTATTTTGGAAGTAATTTACACTGATCCCGTGGATCTCTCCCTTGGCACAGTTGCTGAAATTACTGGTCACCAACTAATGAGCTTGTCTACTGCAAATGCAAAGAAAGATCCCAGCTGCAAGACCTGCAATATCAGTGTTGGACGTTAA